One region of Rhodocaloribacter litoris genomic DNA includes:
- a CDS encoding type II toxin-antitoxin system RelE/ParE family toxin gives MEKMPRLRVAFFRTESGREPVRQWLKALPRAERRAIGEEIKTVQFGWPLGMPLVRKMEADLWEVRVRLGDRIARVFFTTEQDVMVLLHGFIKKGQKTPKKELELARKRLAQVKAER, from the coding sequence ATGGAGAAGATGCCTCGCCTCCGGGTGGCGTTCTTCCGGACGGAGTCTGGCCGAGAGCCCGTACGCCAATGGCTCAAAGCCTTACCCCGGGCGGAACGCAGGGCCATCGGCGAAGAGATCAAGACGGTGCAGTTCGGCTGGCCGCTCGGCATGCCCCTCGTCCGGAAGATGGAAGCGGACTTGTGGGAAGTGCGTGTCCGGCTCGGAGACAGAATCGCGCGTGTCTTCTTCACCACGGAGCAAGACGTGATGGTGCTCCTGCACGGCTTCATCAAAAAAGGCCAGAAAACCCCGAAAAAAGAACTGGAACTGGCGAGAAAGCGCCTGGCGCAGGTGAAAGCGGAGAGATAG
- a CDS encoding DUF4440 domain-containing protein: MLKQRSDDEEAIRNAVREINDHWRTGDYDRIGARLAGDAVIALPGFERRVRSRDHYVQSYRDYDQGVRTLDFAAGESQVDVVGDVAVAVTPFEVVYEV, from the coding sequence ATGCTGAAGCAGAGATCGGACGATGAGGAAGCCATTCGGAACGCGGTGCGAGAGATCAACGACCACTGGCGAACAGGGGACTACGACCGCATTGGTGCTCGGCTGGCGGGCGATGCGGTCATCGCTCTTCCGGGCTTTGAACGACGGGTTCGCAGCCGTGACCACTATGTCCAGTCATATCGGGACTACGACCAAGGTGTAAGGACTCTGGACTTCGCAGCCGGCGAGTCGCAGGTTGACGTGGTCGGGGATGTGGCGGTGGCAGTTACACCGTTTGAGGTCGTGTATGAAGTCTAG
- a CDS encoding helix-turn-helix domain-containing protein yields the protein MRQLLRLMEEKQLFKNSLLTLADLAAEMSISAHNLSEVINRQLGKNFYDFVNSYRAEEMMRRLRDPQFASLTILAIAEESGFNAKSTFNAFFKKYTGLTPSQYRARHRKGA from the coding sequence ATGAGGCAGCTACTCCGGCTGATGGAAGAAAAGCAGCTCTTCAAAAACAGCCTACTGACGCTTGCGGATCTGGCCGCCGAAATGTCCATTTCGGCGCACAATCTTTCCGAAGTGATCAACAGGCAACTGGGCAAGAACTTTTATGATTTCGTCAACAGTTATCGGGCCGAGGAAATGATGCGGCGCCTGCGGGATCCCCAGTTCGCTTCTCTCACGATTCTGGCGATTGCCGAGGAGTCTGGGTTTAACGCCAAGTCCACCTTCAATGCTTTTTTCAAGAAGTACACCGGCCTAACGCCGTCCCAGTATAGAGCCCGACACAGGAAAGGGGCTTGA
- a CDS encoding YnfA family protein: protein MTLLKTLLLFIVTALAEIVGCYLPYLWLREGRSAWLLVPAAASLTLFAWLLTLHPQAAGRIYAAYGGVYVSTALVWLWAVEGLRPTPTDLAGVALCLPGMALILFGPRPG from the coding sequence ATGACGCTGCTCAAGACCCTCCTCCTGTTCATCGTCACGGCACTGGCCGAGATCGTCGGCTGCTACCTGCCCTACCTGTGGCTGCGCGAGGGGCGTTCGGCGTGGCTGCTGGTGCCGGCGGCGGCCAGCCTGACGCTCTTTGCCTGGCTGCTCACGCTCCACCCGCAGGCCGCCGGGCGCATCTATGCGGCCTACGGCGGCGTCTACGTCAGCACCGCGCTGGTGTGGCTCTGGGCCGTCGAGGGCCTCCGCCCCACCCCCACCGACCTGGCCGGCGTGGCGCTGTGCCTGCCCGGCATGGCCCTCATCCTCTTCGGCCCCCGCCCGGGGTGA
- a CDS encoding PaaI family thioesterase, with product MSPEEHYRRLERMYRAAPCNAYYTPEITIGEGTAEVVLPVRPDLYHAAGAVHGSAYFRAMDDAAFFAAASLVRDVFVLTTAFHVHFLRPVTEGVLRARGRVVHRSRRLLIAEAEVTDARGRTVGRGTGTFMPGTTPLTEAIGYV from the coding sequence ATGTCTCCTGAAGAACACTACCGGCGCCTGGAGCGGATGTACCGGGCCGCGCCGTGCAATGCGTACTATACGCCCGAGATCACCATCGGCGAGGGCACGGCCGAGGTCGTCCTCCCGGTGCGGCCGGACCTGTACCACGCGGCGGGGGCGGTCCACGGGTCGGCCTACTTCAGGGCGATGGACGACGCCGCCTTCTTCGCCGCCGCCTCCCTCGTGCGCGACGTGTTCGTGCTCACGACGGCGTTCCACGTCCACTTCCTTCGCCCGGTCACCGAGGGCGTGCTGCGGGCGCGGGGCCGCGTCGTCCACCGTTCGCGGCGGCTCCTGATCGCCGAGGCCGAGGTGACCGACGCGCGGGGGCGGACCGTCGGGCGCGGCACGGGCACCTTCATGCCGGGCACGACCCCGCTCACCGAGGCGATCGGGTACGTGTAG
- a CDS encoding S10 family peptidase, with amino-acid sequence MRSFHPLFLVRFAHLPVVAAVLLALAAPGRAQERHLPPDTTVTTTHEVTIRGQRVPYRATAGTMPVWNDDGKPIAALFYTHYARTDVADRSQRPLLISFNGGPGSASVWMHLGYTGPKQLVIDPEGYPIQPYGTRDNPHSILDVADIVYVDPVNTGFSRVLGEADPKQFFGVNEDVAYLADWIDAWVSRHGYWTSPKFLIGESYGTTRVSGLAGALQNRHWMYLNGVVLVSPTDLGLEPPATRARSEVLKLPYYTAAAWYHGKLPPDLQAMDLEEVLPLAERFTVEEYLPALAYGGFLDADRKQGLAEEVARFSGLSVDFVLDYNVAVPASAFWKELLRDEGFTIGRLDSRYKGIDRTDGGERYDYPPELTSWNHAFTPAINHYLREELGFKTDLQYNIFGPVSPWNREGDETGENLRQAMAQNPFLRVLFQVGYYDGATDYFSAKYTMWNLDPSGKLRDRLAFRAYRSGHMMYLREEDLAASNDHLRRFILDATAAARQPAKY; translated from the coding sequence ATGCGTTCTTTCCATCCTCTCTTCCTGGTTCGTTTCGCGCACCTGCCCGTGGTGGCGGCCGTGCTGCTGGCGCTGGCGGCGCCGGGGCGCGCCCAGGAACGGCACCTGCCGCCCGACACCACCGTCACCACCACGCACGAGGTCACCATCCGGGGGCAGCGCGTTCCGTACCGCGCCACCGCCGGCACCATGCCCGTCTGGAACGACGACGGCAAGCCCATCGCCGCGCTGTTCTACACCCACTACGCCCGCACCGACGTGGCCGACCGGTCGCAGCGGCCGCTCCTCATCTCCTTCAACGGCGGCCCCGGCTCGGCCTCGGTGTGGATGCACCTGGGCTACACCGGCCCGAAGCAGCTCGTCATCGACCCCGAGGGCTACCCCATCCAGCCCTACGGCACGCGCGACAACCCGCACTCCATCCTCGACGTGGCCGACATCGTCTACGTCGACCCCGTCAACACCGGCTTTTCCCGCGTGCTCGGCGAGGCCGACCCGAAGCAGTTCTTCGGGGTGAACGAGGACGTGGCCTACCTGGCCGACTGGATCGACGCCTGGGTGTCGCGGCACGGCTACTGGACCTCGCCCAAGTTCCTGATCGGGGAGAGCTACGGCACCACACGCGTCTCGGGGCTGGCGGGTGCGCTCCAGAACCGGCACTGGATGTACCTCAACGGCGTCGTGCTCGTCTCGCCCACCGACCTGGGGCTGGAGCCGCCGGCGACGCGGGCCCGCTCGGAGGTGCTGAAGCTGCCCTACTACACGGCCGCCGCCTGGTACCACGGCAAGCTCCCGCCCGACCTCCAGGCGATGGACCTCGAAGAGGTGCTGCCCCTGGCCGAGCGGTTCACCGTGGAGGAATACCTGCCGGCGCTGGCCTATGGCGGCTTCCTCGACGCCGACCGGAAGCAGGGCCTCGCCGAAGAGGTGGCCCGCTTCTCGGGCCTCTCGGTCGACTTCGTGCTCGACTACAACGTGGCCGTGCCGGCCTCCGCCTTCTGGAAAGAGCTCCTCCGCGACGAGGGCTTCACCATCGGCCGCCTGGACTCGCGCTACAAGGGCATCGACCGCACCGACGGCGGCGAGCGGTACGACTACCCGCCCGAGCTGACCTCCTGGAACCACGCCTTCACGCCGGCTATCAACCACTACCTCCGCGAGGAGCTGGGCTTCAAGACGGACCTGCAGTACAACATCTTCGGCCCCGTCTCCCCCTGGAACCGCGAGGGGGACGAGACGGGCGAGAACCTGCGGCAGGCCATGGCACAGAACCCGTTCCTGCGTGTCCTTTTTCAGGTGGGCTACTACGACGGGGCCACGGATTACTTCTCGGCCAAGTACACCATGTGGAACCTGGACCCGAGCGGCAAGCTGCGCGACCGGCTGGCCTTCCGGGCCTACCGGAGCGGGCACATGATGTACCTGCGCGAAGAGGACCTGGCCGCCTCCAACGACCACCTGCGCCGGTTCATCCTCGACGCCACCGCCGCCGCCCGCCAGCCGGCGAAGTATTGA
- a CDS encoding IS3 family transposase (programmed frameshift): MPRTRPAYPTEFRQRLVELAQAGRSPRELAEEFEPSEQTIRTWIKQAERDEGTRTDGLTSREREELRQLRKENRRLQQERDILGKGRGLVCSGDERDTEAIFTFIDAHQAEFPIRVMCAVLAVSTSGYYAWRNRVPSQRARDDAMLTEQIHAIHAWSRGTYGAPRIHAELKDQGVHVGCKRVARLMRAAGLHGISRRKGPTTTRRREGARPAPDLVERDFTATEPNQLWVADITYVPTAAGFLYLAVVLDAFSRRIVGWSMANHLRTELVVAALEMALEQRKPEAVIHHSDQGSQYTSIAFGVHCREAGVEPSMGSVGDCYDNAMCESFFATLECELIDREAFATRAEARMAIFDYIEGWYNPHRRHSALEYQSPVSYERRHQSQVAAESC; the protein is encoded by the exons ATGCCACGAACACGTCCCGCGTATCCTACCGAGTTCCGCCAGCGACTCGTCGAACTGGCTCAGGCCGGTCGTAGCCCGCGTGAACTCGCTGAAGAATTTGAACCCTCCGAACAAACCATCCGCACCTGGATCAAACAAGCTGAGCGCGACGAGGGTACCCGCACCGACGGGCTCACCTCGAGAGAGCGCGAGGAGCTGCGCCAACTCCGCAAGGAGAACCGTCGTCTCCAGCAGGAGCGCGACATCCTGG GCAAAGGCCGCGGCCTGGTTTGCTCAGGAGACGAACGTGATACCGAAGCGATCTTCACGTTCATAGACGCCCACCAGGCCGAATTCCCCATCCGCGTCATGTGTGCAGTCCTGGCGGTCTCCACCAGCGGCTACTACGCCTGGCGCAACCGAGTCCCTTCCCAGCGAGCCCGAGACGACGCGATGCTGACCGAGCAGATCCATGCCATCCACGCGTGGTCCCGCGGCACCTATGGCGCCCCCCGTATCCATGCCGAACTCAAGGATCAAGGCGTGCATGTGGGGTGCAAGCGTGTAGCTCGTTTGATGCGAGCAGCCGGCTTGCACGGCATTAGCCGCCGCAAAGGACCCACCACGACGCGGCGGAGGGAGGGAGCTAGACCCGCGCCGGATCTCGTCGAGCGGGATTTCACCGCGACCGAGCCGAACCAGTTGTGGGTGGCCGACATCACCTACGTGCCGACGGCGGCCGGCTTCCTGTACCTGGCTGTTGTGCTCGACGCGTTCAGTCGCCGTATCGTGGGCTGGTCGATGGCCAATCACTTGAGGACGGAGCTGGTGGTCGCCGCGTTGGAGATGGCGCTTGAGCAGCGGAAGCCGGAGGCGGTCATCCATCACTCCGACCAGGGGTCGCAGTACACCTCGATTGCCTTCGGGGTGCACTGTCGGGAAGCGGGTGTGGAGCCGTCAATGGGCTCGGTCGGTGACTGCTACGATAACGCCATGTGCGAGAGCTTCTTCGCTACGCTTGAATGCGAACTCATCGACCGTGAGGCCTTCGCGACGCGGGCCGAGGCGCGGATGGCGATCTTCGACTACATTGAAGGGTGGTACAACCCGCATCGGCGGCACTCGGCCCTGGAGTATCAGTCGCCGGTGAGCTACGAAAGAAGACACCAATCACAGGTCGCAGCCGAAAGCTGCTGA
- a CDS encoding SulP family inorganic anion transporter — protein sequence MFAPTRLEPKLLTVLREGYSRDQFVKDLQAGVIVGIVALPLAIAFAIASGVKPEQGLYTAIVAGFLISALSGSRVQIGGPTGAFIVIVYGIVQQYGYDGLAVATILAGLLLILMGLARLGTIIKYIPYPVTVGFTAGIALIIAAGQVRDFLGLEMASVPAEFVEKWVAYAEHLGTVNPYAVGLAVLTIGIIVYWPRVTPRVPGSLVALLVTTLLAQLLHLPVETIGSRFGAVPATLPTPRLPSIDWTTFTSLFSPALTIALLAGIESLLSAVVADGMTGRRHRSNMELVAQGIANVASPLFGGIPATGAIARTATNIKNGGRTPIAGMIHALTLLLILLFFGRWAALIPMATLAGILMVVAYNMSEWHLFVKLFQGPRSDVLVLLSTFLLTVFIDLTVAIQVGVLLAALLFMRRMAEVTQVGYITRTLLAEEEEEEDPNAIRSRYVPDGVEVFEINGPFFFGAADKFKDALNQIEKPPRVLILRMRKVLSLDATGLMALEDVLARTRREGTLLVLSGVHAQPLVVMQRSGFLDRVGEENVFGNIDDALNRAYEVLGLPPRERPPQARPEVRREMEDTPAAASIDPSSAHVS from the coding sequence ATGTTCGCTCCGACCCGACTGGAGCCCAAACTCCTGACCGTCCTCCGGGAAGGCTATTCGCGGGACCAGTTCGTCAAAGACCTGCAAGCCGGCGTCATCGTCGGCATTGTGGCCCTTCCGCTGGCCATCGCCTTTGCCATCGCCTCGGGTGTCAAACCCGAACAGGGGCTTTACACGGCCATCGTCGCCGGCTTCCTCATTTCGGCCCTGAGCGGAAGCCGGGTGCAGATCGGGGGACCCACCGGGGCTTTCATCGTCATCGTCTACGGCATCGTGCAGCAATACGGCTACGACGGGCTCGCCGTGGCTACGATCCTGGCCGGGCTGCTCCTGATCCTGATGGGGCTGGCGCGTCTGGGCACGATCATCAAGTACATTCCCTATCCGGTTACGGTCGGCTTCACCGCCGGCATTGCCCTGATCATCGCCGCCGGGCAGGTCCGGGATTTTCTGGGCCTGGAGATGGCGTCAGTCCCCGCCGAGTTTGTGGAAAAGTGGGTGGCCTATGCCGAACACCTCGGCACGGTCAACCCCTATGCCGTGGGGCTGGCCGTGCTGACGATCGGCATCATCGTCTACTGGCCCCGCGTCACGCCGCGCGTTCCGGGGTCGCTGGTAGCCCTGCTCGTGACGACCCTCCTTGCCCAGCTTCTGCATCTTCCCGTCGAAACCATCGGGAGCCGGTTCGGGGCGGTGCCTGCTACCCTTCCCACGCCCCGGCTCCCTTCCATCGACTGGACCACCTTCACCAGCCTCTTTTCGCCGGCTCTGACGATCGCCCTGCTGGCCGGGATCGAATCCCTGCTCTCGGCCGTCGTGGCCGACGGGATGACAGGCCGGCGGCACCGGTCGAACATGGAACTGGTGGCGCAGGGCATCGCCAACGTGGCTTCGCCGCTCTTCGGCGGGATCCCGGCCACCGGCGCCATCGCCCGCACGGCCACCAACATCAAGAACGGGGGGCGCACCCCCATCGCCGGTATGATCCATGCCCTGACCCTGCTCCTGATCCTGCTCTTCTTCGGCCGGTGGGCCGCGCTGATCCCGATGGCGACGCTGGCCGGCATCCTCATGGTGGTCGCCTACAACATGAGTGAATGGCACCTGTTCGTCAAACTCTTCCAAGGTCCCCGGAGCGACGTCCTGGTGCTGCTGAGCACCTTCCTCCTGACGGTCTTCATCGACCTGACCGTGGCCATCCAGGTGGGGGTTCTGCTGGCCGCCCTGCTGTTCATGCGCCGGATGGCCGAGGTCACCCAGGTCGGTTATATTACCCGCACCCTGCTGGCCGAGGAGGAAGAGGAGGAGGATCCCAATGCGATCCGCTCCCGGTACGTACCGGACGGCGTGGAGGTCTTTGAGATCAATGGTCCCTTCTTCTTCGGGGCGGCCGACAAATTCAAGGATGCCCTCAACCAGATCGAGAAGCCGCCGCGCGTGCTCATCCTCCGGATGCGCAAGGTGCTTTCCCTGGACGCCACGGGGCTGATGGCGCTCGAAGACGTGCTGGCCCGTACCCGGCGCGAAGGGACGCTGCTGGTCCTCTCCGGCGTCCATGCCCAGCCGCTCGTGGTCATGCAGCGTTCGGGCTTCCTCGATCGGGTGGGTGAGGAGAACGTGTTCGGCAACATCGACGATGCCCTGAACCGGGCCTACGAGGTGCTGGGCCTGCCCCCCCGCGAACGCCCGCCCCAGGCACGGCCCGAGGTGCGGCGCGAAATGGAGGACACGCCGGCAGCGGCCTCGATCGATCCTTCCTCCGCCCATGTCTCCTGA
- a CDS encoding IS4 family transposase, translated as MDTEAIPDLPEVDELSTWLVHELHDMALGDKRLDRRLLDTGAKLAARPSVSINQACADWADTKAAYRLFDNAKTTAEKIRAPHYRRTRERAQGHKRLFAIQDTTYLNYTHHPSTKGLGPIGTAQQNLSGIVMHTSLLMTEQGLPLGLAGQAIWVRPPTMHQRTADERRKLPIEEKESSKWLQALQQTQAVVPPEAQLITIGDSESDLFELFHQARTLETDLLVRAAQNRSVCAPEVGRLWEVMGRQAACGQLQVLVPARKGKPKRQASVTVRFAPVSLKAPRHLRKKMGDMPLYAVLVQEEAPPAEDPPLCWLLLSTVPVHRFADAVERIRWYGLRWQIEVYHKVLKSGCRVEKAPLAGVERLMPYLALFSIIAWRLFWMTLVARHAPDAPCTLVLAEHEWRALYTFHHKTQQVPARPPTVGQVVLWIARLGGFLARKNDGPPGVTVLWRGWQRLTDIASAWLVFHPS; from the coding sequence ATGGATACGGAAGCAATCCCAGACCTCCCTGAGGTCGATGAACTCTCCACCTGGCTTGTGCATGAATTGCACGACATGGCGCTGGGCGACAAGCGCCTGGACCGGCGACTGCTCGACACCGGCGCCAAACTGGCGGCCAGGCCTTCGGTGTCGATCAATCAGGCCTGTGCGGATTGGGCCGACACCAAGGCCGCCTACCGGCTCTTCGACAATGCCAAAACGACCGCCGAGAAGATCCGGGCGCCCCATTATCGCCGTACGCGGGAGCGGGCCCAGGGGCACAAACGGCTCTTTGCCATTCAGGATACGACCTACCTGAACTATACCCATCATCCCAGTACAAAGGGGCTCGGACCCATCGGCACCGCGCAGCAGAACCTGTCCGGCATAGTCATGCACACCAGCCTGCTCATGACCGAGCAGGGCCTTCCGCTCGGATTGGCCGGTCAGGCCATCTGGGTGCGCCCCCCCACGATGCACCAGCGCACCGCAGACGAACGACGCAAGCTGCCCATCGAAGAGAAGGAAAGTTCCAAGTGGCTCCAGGCCCTGCAACAGACCCAGGCCGTCGTTCCCCCCGAGGCCCAGCTCATCACCATCGGCGACAGCGAGTCCGACCTTTTTGAGCTTTTTCACCAGGCCCGCACCCTGGAGACCGACCTGCTGGTGCGAGCCGCCCAGAACCGCTCCGTCTGTGCACCCGAAGTGGGGCGGCTCTGGGAGGTGATGGGCCGGCAAGCGGCGTGCGGGCAGTTGCAGGTGCTCGTCCCCGCCCGCAAAGGGAAGCCGAAACGCCAGGCCTCGGTCACGGTGCGCTTTGCGCCTGTGAGCTTGAAAGCCCCTCGGCACCTGCGCAAAAAGATGGGCGATATGCCGCTCTATGCGGTGCTGGTGCAAGAGGAGGCCCCGCCCGCGGAGGACCCGCCTTTGTGCTGGCTTCTTTTGAGCACGGTGCCGGTGCATCGTTTTGCCGACGCCGTGGAGCGGATCCGGTGGTACGGCCTGCGCTGGCAGATTGAGGTCTATCACAAGGTGCTCAAATCGGGATGCCGTGTGGAAAAAGCCCCGTTGGCCGGCGTGGAGCGTCTGATGCCCTATCTGGCCCTGTTCAGCATCATAGCCTGGCGTCTTTTCTGGATGACCCTGGTGGCCCGTCATGCGCCTGATGCGCCCTGCACGCTGGTGCTGGCCGAGCATGAGTGGCGGGCTCTGTATACCTTCCACCACAAGACGCAGCAGGTGCCTGCCCGGCCGCCCACGGTGGGCCAGGTGGTCCTGTGGATCGCCCGGCTGGGCGGCTTTCTTGCTCGCAAAAACGACGGGCCTCCGGGGGTCACGGTGCTCTGGCGCGGCTGGCAACGTCTCACCGATATCGCCTCCGCCTGGCTCGTCTTTCATCCCTCCTGA
- a CDS encoding helix-turn-helix domain-containing protein: protein MNPHIGSDFDDFLEEEGMLAEVEAAALKRVLAYQLRQLMQQQQLTKTEMAKRMRTSRASLNRLLDPSNPSVTLQTLERAARALGRRLRIELE from the coding sequence ATGAACCCCCATATCGGCAGTGACTTCGACGACTTTCTCGAGGAAGAAGGCATGCTGGCAGAGGTGGAAGCGGCCGCCCTCAAGCGCGTCCTTGCCTACCAACTCCGGCAGTTGATGCAGCAGCAGCAGTTGACAAAAACCGAGATGGCGAAGCGGATGCGCACGAGTCGGGCGTCGTTGAACAGGCTGCTCGATCCCTCGAATCCCTCCGTAACCCTGCAAACGCTGGAACGGGCGGCCCGCGCGCTCGGAAGACGACTACGGATAGAGCTCGAATAG